One Halosegnis longus DNA window includes the following coding sequences:
- a CDS encoding PAS domain S-box protein, whose protein sequence is MSDGDAYTDHTPAGLLELSSELNQAGSIEDVSVVAVRMLDLNFDAPLSAIWEYNEEGNELRPIAESTEAQEVIGDAPILPVDSLAGRVYRQNRPEVFDDVHEADGTYNSDTPIRSEILVPISDFGVLSVGATEVDAFTQKDAELAKLVASNLEDAISRIRYVEELQAERDWTHTLFEGSNDAIFISDSDANFVQVNQAACQLTGYERAELLSMRIPDLHEEVDLHAYQDYHDQILAGEPATTEAKLLRSDNSKVDVEFSNRRIERDGAAYMHTVARDVTEQRERRRRLESFKSAIENASDGIAILENEEYTYVDQTHAEMYGFEDQDELLGQTWRDLYTDAVEIKRIEDEALSALRSDGEWRGTVTASPEGKEEFPTELSLTRLEDDRIVCVVRDVSEKYRRQAELRENEQRFESVFEDPEMLVGLLETTGEVIDVNETALEYVSHAKDELLGEPIWEGEWWSHSQTLQDDLKDWIDRAASGEYVSFQSKYPTPEGEIQFFTGTIRPVIGESGVESLVISSRDITPREQRRRELETFQQAVEDAKDGFAILEDGEYTYIDETHVGMYGFDDTDQLLGNSWRMLYDEDEVERLESEAFPVLESEGHWRGKVTGSRPDGTTFPADLSLTIIDDGPLVCTVRDQTAQRERKRELELKEQAIDSSNVGVMITDPQREDNPIEYVNKGFTDITGYEEDDALGRNPRFLQGPETDPEELSKLREAIAAGEPVTVELKNYRKDGSEYWNRLSVTPVTDVDGTLSKFIGIQQDVTGRRQRTRSLAEQNRKLELVLSGTDTGIAEWSLETDQISFDDTLVDLLGHDPDKYEEFVQIVAPEDRDRVRDSLERVGEINDLSEDFRVTDANEQTRWIHTDAVLIPDDETGERLVAIATDITDQKRRIRQIQQERKRFEILSESLEEYAFVLLDDDGQIDSWNDGAADIFGYDEEAAIGMPAAELHPEQDQKRGIADRLLKQASLAGESTHEGQRVRQDGSSFPAEVSYVPLQTEDGVFLGYGIVIRDLTNQRQQRRRTERFVEESVDVVSILDRDGCFTYLSGSAERVLGYGPTQLNQESVFDIIHPEDRERVMEAFFPALEDSDASVQLEFQAMDADDEWVTVEARGRNLFDDEAIGGFLLYMRDISNIREQTKKFESVFNQTFQLTGLMTQSGEILELNDPFMEFGGIRVEESRGTPLWECPLFAHSSEVQTQIRQAVTQASSGSFVRFNVEGEGVGGLASFDFSVKPISSQHGELSFLVFEARDITAQEQRRQHVQVLHRIMRHNIRNDLTKLGGYVDLLASDTETDTREQHAATIRDTLDKWERMANKTQELQNILTSESALASHQSAQQIAEDIQAKKEDEHANANITITADHNIESQIPSDLEKAISELVENAITANDTEHPSVQISVSQADERWVEICVSDTGPGLPDMEKNLLETGEETPLSHGQGLGLWMVRALVTRAGGSISVDTSGDGSEITLEVPTQPAQEDSQKPGIVS, encoded by the coding sequence ATGAGCGATGGAGACGCGTACACGGACCATACCCCCGCAGGACTTCTCGAGTTGTCTTCGGAACTGAATCAAGCTGGTTCTATCGAGGACGTCTCTGTCGTTGCTGTCCGAATGTTGGATCTCAATTTTGATGCGCCTCTTTCGGCGATCTGGGAGTACAATGAAGAGGGAAACGAACTCCGCCCAATCGCCGAATCAACCGAGGCACAAGAGGTGATTGGCGATGCACCTATCCTTCCAGTTGATTCTCTCGCCGGACGTGTGTACAGACAGAACCGTCCGGAAGTGTTCGACGATGTCCACGAGGCCGACGGCACGTATAATTCAGACACCCCGATTCGGAGCGAAATTCTCGTGCCAATCTCGGACTTCGGCGTCTTGAGTGTCGGAGCTACTGAAGTGGATGCCTTTACTCAGAAAGACGCAGAACTGGCGAAACTCGTCGCCTCGAATCTCGAAGACGCAATTTCACGAATCCGATACGTCGAGGAGCTACAGGCCGAGCGTGATTGGACACACACGTTGTTTGAAGGCTCCAACGATGCCATTTTCATTAGTGATTCAGATGCGAACTTCGTCCAAGTGAATCAGGCTGCTTGCCAGTTAACTGGCTATGAGCGAGCGGAACTCCTCTCGATGCGTATTCCCGATCTTCACGAAGAGGTCGACTTACATGCCTATCAGGATTACCACGACCAAATTTTAGCCGGCGAACCAGCAACCACTGAAGCGAAACTACTTCGGAGCGACAATAGTAAAGTTGATGTCGAGTTCTCGAACCGTCGGATCGAGCGCGATGGGGCGGCCTATATGCATACCGTTGCGAGAGATGTGACGGAACAGCGGGAACGCCGGCGTCGCCTAGAGTCGTTTAAGTCGGCTATCGAGAACGCGAGTGATGGGATTGCTATTCTGGAGAACGAGGAGTACACGTACGTTGATCAAACGCATGCCGAAATGTACGGGTTCGAGGACCAAGATGAGTTACTGGGGCAGACTTGGCGTGATTTGTATACTGATGCCGTTGAAATCAAGCGCATAGAGGATGAGGCGCTTTCAGCGCTCCGATCTGATGGAGAGTGGAGAGGCACTGTAACTGCATCTCCAGAAGGCAAGGAAGAATTCCCGACCGAACTATCGCTGACACGCTTGGAAGACGATCGAATCGTCTGTGTTGTCCGTGACGTGTCTGAAAAATATCGGCGTCAAGCGGAACTTCGGGAGAATGAGCAGCGTTTCGAGTCGGTGTTCGAAGATCCTGAGATGCTGGTCGGATTACTGGAAACCACTGGTGAAGTGATCGATGTGAATGAAACAGCTCTGGAATACGTTTCGCACGCTAAAGATGAGCTTTTGGGGGAACCGATTTGGGAGGGAGAGTGGTGGTCACACTCTCAGACTCTACAGGACGATCTAAAAGACTGGATCGATCGAGCGGCGTCAGGTGAGTACGTCAGTTTCCAATCCAAATACCCAACACCGGAGGGAGAGATTCAGTTCTTTACCGGGACCATCCGTCCCGTTATAGGGGAATCAGGCGTCGAATCGCTCGTTATTTCCAGTCGGGATATCACACCCCGTGAGCAGCGCCGTCGCGAATTAGAGACGTTCCAGCAGGCTGTCGAGGATGCGAAAGACGGCTTCGCTATTCTCGAGGATGGAGAATACACCTACATCGACGAGACACACGTGGGTATGTATGGATTCGATGATACTGACCAACTCCTCGGCAACTCATGGCGGATGCTCTATGACGAAGATGAGGTAGAGCGTCTTGAGTCGGAAGCCTTCCCTGTTCTTGAGTCGGAGGGCCACTGGCGGGGTAAGGTAACCGGATCCCGACCGGATGGGACCACATTCCCGGCTGATCTCTCTCTGACCATCATCGATGATGGCCCCCTCGTTTGTACTGTGCGCGATCAGACTGCACAACGAGAACGGAAGCGCGAACTCGAACTCAAGGAACAAGCGATTGACTCCTCGAATGTTGGGGTCATGATCACCGACCCACAGCGAGAGGACAACCCGATCGAGTACGTAAATAAAGGATTCACCGACATTACTGGCTACGAAGAGGACGACGCCTTAGGCCGTAATCCACGTTTCCTCCAGGGACCCGAGACAGACCCTGAAGAACTATCGAAGCTTCGAGAGGCGATTGCGGCCGGTGAACCGGTAACAGTAGAATTGAAAAACTACCGAAAAGACGGGAGTGAATACTGGAATCGATTGTCTGTCACGCCAGTCACTGATGTAGATGGTACGCTTTCGAAGTTTATTGGCATACAGCAGGACGTAACAGGTCGGAGGCAACGGACTCGGAGCCTGGCAGAACAGAACCGGAAACTCGAATTGGTTCTTTCTGGAACGGACACTGGTATTGCAGAGTGGAGTCTTGAGACGGATCAGATATCATTCGACGACACGCTTGTCGATTTACTTGGCCATGATCCGGACAAGTATGAAGAGTTCGTACAGATTGTCGCGCCGGAAGATAGAGATCGTGTTCGTGATTCACTAGAACGAGTCGGCGAGATCAACGACTTGTCTGAGGATTTTAGAGTTACTGATGCCAACGAACAAACGCGATGGATACACACAGATGCTGTTCTGATACCCGATGACGAAACTGGAGAGAGGCTTGTCGCGATTGCCACGGACATAACGGATCAAAAACGACGGATTCGGCAGATTCAACAGGAGCGGAAGCGATTCGAGATCCTCTCGGAAAGTCTCGAAGAATACGCCTTTGTCCTTCTCGATGACGATGGACAGATCGACAGCTGGAACGATGGTGCAGCCGACATCTTTGGATATGACGAAGAAGCTGCAATTGGTATGCCAGCAGCAGAGTTACACCCTGAACAGGATCAAAAACGTGGGATTGCTGATCGGTTATTAAAACAGGCATCACTCGCAGGAGAAAGTACTCACGAAGGACAGCGAGTCCGTCAGGATGGATCTTCGTTCCCTGCAGAGGTCTCATACGTCCCTCTTCAAACTGAAGATGGAGTGTTCCTGGGATACGGGATAGTCATCAGAGATCTTACGAACCAGCGTCAACAGCGGCGTAGAACAGAGCGGTTCGTTGAGGAATCAGTCGACGTCGTGTCTATCTTAGATCGCGACGGGTGTTTCACCTATCTTAGTGGCTCTGCTGAACGGGTACTTGGATATGGTCCAACTCAGCTAAATCAAGAGAGCGTCTTTGATATTATCCATCCTGAGGATAGGGAACGTGTAATGGAAGCGTTTTTCCCCGCCCTGGAGGATTCCGATGCAAGCGTTCAGCTAGAGTTCCAAGCAATGGATGCGGATGACGAGTGGGTTACCGTAGAGGCACGTGGACGGAATCTCTTTGACGATGAAGCAATTGGCGGGTTTCTGTTATATATGCGTGACATCAGTAATATAAGAGAACAAACGAAAAAATTCGAATCCGTATTCAATCAAACGTTCCAATTGACGGGCCTGATGACCCAGAGTGGTGAAATCCTCGAGCTAAACGACCCCTTCATGGAGTTCGGCGGCATACGTGTGGAGGAAAGCAGAGGCACACCACTCTGGGAGTGCCCTCTGTTCGCGCATTCGTCTGAAGTACAAACTCAAATCAGACAGGCAGTTACTCAAGCATCTTCGGGTTCATTCGTTCGGTTCAACGTGGAAGGAGAAGGCGTTGGTGGACTCGCCAGCTTCGACTTCTCGGTCAAGCCGATCTCAAGCCAGCACGGGGAGCTTAGCTTCCTAGTATTCGAGGCACGAGATATTACAGCTCAGGAGCAGCGTCGGCAACACGTCCAGGTCTTACACCGGATTATGCGGCACAATATCCGAAATGATCTGACGAAACTGGGAGGGTATGTCGATCTGCTTGCGTCGGACACAGAGACAGACACTCGTGAACAGCACGCTGCGACGATCCGAGACACTCTCGACAAGTGGGAAAGAATGGCAAACAAGACCCAAGAGCTCCAGAATATACTCACGAGCGAGAGCGCTCTCGCTTCCCACCAGAGTGCTCAGCAAATAGCTGAGGATATTCAAGCCAAAAAAGAAGACGAGCATGCTAATGCGAATATCACTATCACAGCCGACCACAATATAGAATCACAAATACCGAGTGACCTTGAGAAGGCGATTTCTGAGCTCGTTGAGAACGCCATCACAGCGAACGATACTGAGCATCCATCCGTACAGATCAGTGTCTCGCAAGCCGATGAACGGTGGGTAGAGATTTGTGTCTCCGATACTGGGCCTGGACTCCCAGATATGGAGAAAAATCTCCTCGAAACTGGGGAAGAAACGCCGCTAAGTCACGGGCAGGGACTCGGATTGTGGATGGTGCGGGCACTGGTGACTCGTGCTGGGGGATCGATTTCAGTCGACACCTCGGGCGATGGAAGTGAGATCACACTGGAAGTCCCCACCCAACCGGCTCAAGAGGACTCACAAAAACCGGGTATCGTGTCGTAA
- a CDS encoding DJ-1/PfpI family protein has protein sequence MDVEILLYDGFDELDAVGPYEVLANALEYADEEGSVRMVTLDARDFVTASHGLRAGSDGELGEPDLLVVPGGGWSDPGPGVRAEYDDGRIPDRLAALPEATNVATVCTGAMLAAKAGLFREKGTTHAVARDDLAASGVEVADARVVDDGVVSAAGVTSGLDAGFYLVERAFGSEIRDRVAREMEYELRDDVLVV, from the coding sequence ATGGACGTAGAGATACTGCTGTACGACGGGTTCGACGAACTCGACGCGGTCGGTCCCTACGAGGTGTTGGCGAACGCGCTCGAATACGCCGACGAGGAGGGCTCGGTCCGGATGGTCACGCTCGACGCCCGCGACTTCGTCACCGCGAGCCACGGGCTCCGGGCCGGAAGCGACGGCGAACTCGGTGAGCCGGACTTGCTCGTCGTTCCCGGCGGCGGGTGGAGCGACCCCGGGCCGGGCGTGCGCGCGGAGTACGACGACGGCCGGATTCCCGACCGGCTCGCCGCACTTCCCGAGGCGACGAACGTCGCGACCGTCTGCACCGGGGCGATGTTGGCGGCGAAAGCCGGTCTCTTCCGGGAGAAAGGAACCACCCACGCCGTCGCGCGCGATGACCTCGCCGCCTCGGGGGTGGAGGTCGCGGACGCGCGCGTCGTCGACGACGGTGTCGTCTCCGCGGCAGGCGTCACCTCCGGACTCGACGCCGGGTTCTATCTCGTCGAGCGCGCGTTCGGCTCCGAGATTCGCGACCGCGTCGCCCGCGAGATGGAGTACGAACTGCGCGACGACGTGCTGGTCGTATAG
- the kynU gene encoding kynureninase: METPSVDAGPNARRVAATAADDADPLASFRERFDVPGTYMDGNSLGALSTDAEASLDRAVEQWREHAVEGWTDADPDWFHYGERLGEKLAPLVGARDREVAVCGSTTANIHTLIATFYDAANDGSAANAANPGTVLVNDLDFPTDHYAIRAQLRQRGLDPDAHLTVVESDDGRTITPDAVERALRENDVDVLFLPSVFYRSGQLLDIERLTDLAHEHGAYAGFDLAHSAGVVPHSLHDRGVDFAVWCHYKYLNAGPGAIAGLFCHESNADLHPALAGWWGHEKETQFEMRHEFTPAAGAGRFQIGTIPILAAAPLDGALDVTLEAGIDRIREKSVALTDYLVDLVGTLPNSFAVGSPRAASRRGGHVAIEHPEAYRLTEALKARDVVVDFRPPNVIRVAPAPLYTGFEDVLDVIETLRGVYETRAHEEFEARSGGVT, translated from the coding sequence ATGGAGACGCCATCGGTCGATGCCGGCCCGAACGCGCGCCGCGTGGCGGCGACTGCCGCCGACGACGCCGACCCGCTCGCGTCGTTCCGGGAGCGGTTCGACGTACCGGGGACGTACATGGACGGCAACTCCCTCGGCGCGCTGTCGACGGACGCCGAGGCGAGTTTAGACCGCGCCGTCGAGCAGTGGCGCGAGCACGCGGTCGAAGGGTGGACCGACGCCGACCCCGACTGGTTCCACTACGGCGAGCGACTCGGCGAGAAACTCGCCCCGCTCGTCGGCGCGCGCGACCGTGAGGTCGCGGTCTGTGGCTCCACGACGGCGAATATCCACACGCTCATCGCGACCTTCTACGACGCTGCGAACGACGGGAGCGCGGCCAACGCTGCGAACCCGGGGACCGTTCTCGTCAACGACCTCGATTTCCCGACCGACCACTACGCCATCCGCGCCCAGCTCCGCCAGCGCGGGCTCGACCCCGACGCTCACCTCACGGTCGTCGAATCCGACGACGGCAGAACGATTACCCCCGACGCCGTCGAGCGTGCCCTCCGTGAGAACGACGTGGACGTGCTCTTTCTCCCGAGCGTCTTCTACCGGTCCGGGCAGCTGCTCGATATCGAGCGGCTGACCGACCTCGCGCACGAACACGGCGCGTACGCCGGCTTCGACTTGGCCCACTCTGCGGGCGTCGTCCCGCACTCGCTGCACGACCGCGGCGTCGATTTCGCCGTCTGGTGTCACTACAAGTATCTGAACGCCGGTCCCGGGGCGATAGCCGGGCTGTTTTGCCACGAATCGAACGCCGACCTGCATCCCGCGCTCGCGGGCTGGTGGGGCCACGAGAAGGAGACGCAGTTCGAGATGCGCCACGAGTTCACCCCCGCTGCGGGTGCGGGCCGGTTCCAAATCGGCACGATACCGATTCTCGCCGCTGCACCGCTCGACGGCGCGCTCGACGTGACGTTGGAGGCCGGTATCGACCGGATTCGCGAGAAATCCGTCGCGCTCACCGACTACCTCGTCGACCTCGTCGGGACGCTCCCCAACTCGTTCGCCGTCGGCTCACCTCGCGCGGCTTCCCGTCGCGGCGGTCACGTCGCCATCGAGCACCCCGAGGCGTACCGGCTCACCGAGGCGCTCAAAGCCCGCGACGTGGTCGTCGACTTCCGCCCGCCGAACGTGATTCGCGTCGCGCCGGCCCCGCTGTACACCGGCTTCGAAGACGTGCTCGACGTAATCGAGACGCTCCGTGGGGTCTACGAGACCCGCGCCCACGAGGAGTTCGAGGCCCGATCCGGCGGCGTCACCTGA
- a CDS encoding alpha/beta hydrolase, which yields MSEPLDSDLATIVDAFAATGVPDWHTLTVESARELEDDVFAPDRETTVRYTRDVEIDGPHGSVPIRAVRPAVSGELPTVVLYHGGLWALGSLDSVEDICREIAVRAPAVVVAVDYRLAPEHPFPAGLDDCIAAYAWARDNADAFGGDRTRVSVAGTSAGANLATGVARFCRDGDIPTPDRQTLLYPMVDDDRTRESYTENESGPLLSRDAIEHFWEAYLRSPVDRANPYVAPLRGDQSGLPTTTVVTAGHDPLRDEGVAYAETLETAGVETDHHHYPSMCHGFLSLTDGVAVADEAMDAVADRIVD from the coding sequence ATGAGCGAACCGCTGGACAGCGACCTCGCGACGATTGTCGACGCCTTCGCGGCGACCGGCGTCCCCGACTGGCACACCCTCACGGTCGAGAGCGCGCGCGAGTTGGAAGACGACGTGTTCGCCCCCGACCGAGAGACGACGGTCAGATACACGCGCGATGTCGAAATCGACGGTCCCCACGGCTCGGTTCCGATACGCGCCGTTCGGCCGGCCGTCAGCGGTGAACTCCCGACGGTCGTCCTCTACCACGGCGGACTGTGGGCGCTCGGCTCGCTGGACTCCGTCGAGGATATCTGCCGAGAGATCGCGGTCCGGGCGCCGGCCGTCGTGGTGGCGGTCGATTACCGGCTCGCGCCCGAACACCCGTTTCCGGCGGGCCTGGACGACTGTATCGCCGCGTACGCGTGGGCGCGTGACAACGCCGACGCCTTCGGGGGCGACCGCACCCGCGTGAGCGTCGCGGGGACGAGCGCCGGGGCGAACCTCGCCACCGGCGTCGCCCGCTTCTGTCGCGACGGCGATATCCCGACGCCGGACCGCCAGACCCTGCTGTATCCGATGGTCGACGACGACCGGACGCGCGAGTCCTACACGGAAAACGAGTCGGGGCCGCTGCTCTCACGGGACGCAATCGAACACTTCTGGGAGGCGTATCTCCGCTCGCCGGTCGACCGCGCGAACCCCTACGTCGCGCCGCTCCGCGGCGACCAGTCGGGACTACCGACGACGACCGTCGTCACCGCCGGTCACGACCCCCTCCGCGACGAGGGAGTCGCGTACGCGGAAACGCTCGAAACAGCAGGAGTCGAGACGGACCACCACCACTACCCGTCGATGTGTCACGGCTTCCTCTCGCTGACGGACGGGGTCGCGGTCGCGGACGAGGCGATGGACGCGGTCGCCGACCGTATCGTCGATTAA
- a CDS encoding SDR family NAD(P)-dependent oxidoreductase — protein sequence MTLDMFSLDGSVAVVTGGSRGIGEAIAVAMADAGAAVVPVARSEDALDATVDRIHDAGGDAVACVGDVTDEADIERVFDTAEREFGPVDTLVNNAGTNPFFGDATDLDTETWEHIMDVNATGTFRCTREFATRVTDRDGEGSVTNIGSVGSVVGLPSQAPYTASKHAIAGMTKTLAADWAPEVRVNCLAPGYVITEFTEGVRGNDEIREELLDGIPADRFADPEEIAGTAVYLASDAAGYVTGEVHVVDGGLAAI from the coding sequence ATGACACTCGATATGTTCTCACTGGACGGGTCGGTCGCGGTCGTCACGGGCGGGAGCCGCGGTATCGGCGAGGCGATCGCCGTCGCGATGGCGGACGCCGGCGCGGCCGTCGTCCCGGTCGCCCGCAGCGAGGACGCCCTCGACGCGACCGTCGACCGCATCCACGACGCCGGCGGAGACGCCGTCGCCTGTGTCGGTGACGTGACCGACGAAGCCGACATCGAACGCGTCTTCGACACGGCAGAACGCGAGTTCGGTCCCGTCGACACGCTCGTCAACAACGCGGGGACGAACCCCTTCTTCGGAGACGCGACCGACCTCGACACCGAGACGTGGGAGCATATCATGGACGTGAACGCGACGGGCACCTTCCGGTGTACCCGCGAGTTCGCGACTCGCGTCACCGACCGCGACGGCGAAGGCTCCGTCACCAACATCGGCAGCGTCGGGAGCGTCGTCGGATTGCCGTCACAGGCTCCCTATACCGCCTCGAAACACGCGATTGCGGGGATGACGAAGACGCTCGCGGCCGACTGGGCGCCCGAAGTTCGGGTCAACTGCCTCGCGCCCGGCTACGTCATCACGGAGTTCACCGAGGGCGTCCGGGGGAACGACGAGATTCGCGAGGAGCTGCTCGACGGGATTCCGGCAGATAGGTTCGCCGACCCCGAGGAGATCGCCGGCACCGCCGTGTATCTGGCGAGCGACGCCGCGGGCTACGTCACCGGCGAGGTCCACGTCGTTGACGGCGGGCTCGCCGCGATTTAA
- a CDS encoding serine/threonine-protein kinase RIO2, whose product MVQNVAPLMAELEPEDFYLLSGLEQGMRFSRWVARGKIAEFSRLDGEEMEYRLDRCEQRELIERKTIQYTGFRLTFEGYDALALRTFSERETIEGVGAPLGVGKESDVYEARSYKPLALKFHREGYTNFREVNREREYTADNNHISWFYTARKAAEREHEALRAVYPEVSVPQPVGQSRHALVMEKLDGVELSKAKLNPEQAVGVLDLILDEMAEAYRQGYVHADMSEYNVFVASDGVTVFDWPQAVPTDHENAGEFLERDCDNIVGYFQRKYPSELPEIDTERLAATLRDGSFDGIRLLA is encoded by the coding sequence ATGGTCCAGAACGTCGCTCCGCTGATGGCGGAGTTGGAGCCGGAGGATTTCTATCTGCTCTCCGGGCTCGAACAGGGGATGCGGTTCTCGCGGTGGGTCGCACGCGGGAAGATTGCGGAGTTCTCGCGGCTCGACGGCGAGGAGATGGAGTACCGGCTCGACCGGTGTGAACAGCGCGAGCTCATCGAGCGCAAAACGATCCAATACACCGGCTTCCGGCTCACCTTCGAGGGGTACGACGCGCTCGCGCTTCGCACCTTCTCCGAGCGGGAGACCATCGAGGGGGTCGGTGCACCACTCGGCGTCGGCAAGGAGTCGGACGTGTACGAAGCGCGTTCCTACAAGCCGCTGGCGTTGAAGTTCCACCGCGAGGGGTACACCAACTTCCGCGAGGTGAACCGCGAGCGCGAGTACACGGCCGACAACAACCACATCTCGTGGTTCTACACCGCGCGAAAGGCGGCCGAACGCGAACACGAGGCGCTCCGGGCGGTCTATCCGGAAGTGTCGGTCCCCCAGCCCGTGGGCCAGAGCCGCCACGCGCTCGTGATGGAGAAACTCGACGGCGTGGAGCTGTCGAAGGCGAAGCTCAACCCCGAACAGGCCGTCGGCGTCCTCGATTTGATTTTAGACGAGATGGCCGAAGCCTACCGACAGGGGTACGTCCACGCCGACATGTCCGAGTACAACGTCTTCGTCGCCAGCGACGGCGTGACGGTGTTCGACTGGCCACAGGCCGTGCCGACCGACCACGAGAACGCCGGAGAGTTCCTCGAACGCGACTGTGACAACATCGTCGGCTACTTCCAGCGGAAGTATCCGAGCGAACTGCCCGAAATCGACACCGAACGCCTCGCTGCAACGCTTCGCGACGGTAGCTTCGACGGAATTCGACTGCTCGCGTAA